A genome region from Brienomyrus brachyistius isolate T26 chromosome 23, BBRACH_0.4, whole genome shotgun sequence includes the following:
- the fam221a gene encoding protein FAM221A isoform X1, whose product MDIIRVNESAISAVEDYLEYRRIVGEDDGGRLFTPEQYEAYKQQVLPARLQNRLYVSWGVPGGMDCKLIGPETRCFCSHRYKQHQTDLEKLPVERPLALPCRVPGCGCVSYSYIHLNGSQPVRCRCKHSVQDHSEAGGRRCRKCSTCTAFHSPYTCSCGQPSYAHKTLVETKEERLARGMPVGKDVPYIAMGGLTGFSSLAEGFLRLDNRGLGGQIGHPLYSGLELAGSRASVDCALEEADGACSQTADINSLKQKKSDLKTREEEDMAVFERRYKERLEMEKVRKQKVPAMRGTPPSANTQRKRGKPEG is encoded by the exons ATGGACATAATACGTGTGAATGAAAGTGCGATCAGTGCAGTTGAAGACTACCTAGAATACAGAAG AATTGTTGGCGAGGATGATGGGGGGAGACTCTTCACCCCCGAGCAATACGAGGCGTACAAGCAGCAGGTTTTGCCGGCTAGGCTGCAGAACAGGCTGTACGTGAGCTGGGGGGTCCCGGGAGGCATGGATTGCAAGCTCATTGGACCGGAGACGCGGTGCTTCTGCTCACACAG GTACAAGCAGCATCAGACAGACCTTGAGAAGCTGCCTGTAGAGCGGCCGCTGGCTCTGCCGTGCCGCGTTCCGGGCTGCGGCTGCGTCTCCTACTCCTACATCCACCTCAACGGCTCCCAGCCAGTCCGCTGCCGGTGCAAGCACTCCGTCCAGGACCACAGCGAGGCCGGCGGGCGCCGGTGCAGGAAAT GTTCTACATGCACTGCGTTCCACAGCCCGTATACCTGCAGCTGTGGCCAGCCTAGCTACGCCCACAAAACCCTGGTTGAGACGAAGGAGGAGCGCTTGGCTCGGGGCATGCCCGTAGGGAAGGATGTCCCGTACATTGCCATGGGAGGACTTACGGGATTCAGCTCTCTGGCTGAGGGCTTCCTGAGACTCGACAACCGCGGGTTGG GGGGGCAAATAGGCCATCCTCTGTACTCTGGACTGGAACTGGCTGGATCCCGAGCCTCCGTTGACTGTGCGCTCGAGGAGGCCGACGGGGCGTGTTCTCAGACCGCAG ACATAAACTCACTGAAGCAGAAGAAGTCAGACTTGAAGACAAGGGAAGAGGAAGACATGGCCGTCTTTGAAAGACGATACAAGGAGAGG CTGGAAATGGAGAAAGTGAGGAAACAGAAGGTGCCGGCAATGAGAGGGACCCCACCGTCCGCCAACACGCAAAGGAAACGCGGCAAGCCGGAAGGGTGA
- the fam221a gene encoding protein FAM221A isoform X2 — MDIIRVNESAISAVEDYLEYRRIVGEDDGGRLFTPEQYEAYKQQVLPARLQNRLYVSWGVPGGMDCKLIGPETRCFCSHRYKQHQTDLEKLPVERPLALPCRVPGCGCVSYSYIHLNGSQPVRCRCKHSVQDHSEAGGRRCRKCSTCTAFHSPYTCSCGQPSYAHKTLVETKEERLARGMPVGKDVPYIAMGGLTGFSSLAEGFLRLDNRGLGGQIGHPLYSGLELAGSRASVDCALEEADGACSQTADINSLKQKKSDLKTREEEDMAVFERRYKERRASSQMASLPGLGIPLRQRERLSKDS, encoded by the exons ATGGACATAATACGTGTGAATGAAAGTGCGATCAGTGCAGTTGAAGACTACCTAGAATACAGAAG AATTGTTGGCGAGGATGATGGGGGGAGACTCTTCACCCCCGAGCAATACGAGGCGTACAAGCAGCAGGTTTTGCCGGCTAGGCTGCAGAACAGGCTGTACGTGAGCTGGGGGGTCCCGGGAGGCATGGATTGCAAGCTCATTGGACCGGAGACGCGGTGCTTCTGCTCACACAG GTACAAGCAGCATCAGACAGACCTTGAGAAGCTGCCTGTAGAGCGGCCGCTGGCTCTGCCGTGCCGCGTTCCGGGCTGCGGCTGCGTCTCCTACTCCTACATCCACCTCAACGGCTCCCAGCCAGTCCGCTGCCGGTGCAAGCACTCCGTCCAGGACCACAGCGAGGCCGGCGGGCGCCGGTGCAGGAAAT GTTCTACATGCACTGCGTTCCACAGCCCGTATACCTGCAGCTGTGGCCAGCCTAGCTACGCCCACAAAACCCTGGTTGAGACGAAGGAGGAGCGCTTGGCTCGGGGCATGCCCGTAGGGAAGGATGTCCCGTACATTGCCATGGGAGGACTTACGGGATTCAGCTCTCTGGCTGAGGGCTTCCTGAGACTCGACAACCGCGGGTTGG GGGGGCAAATAGGCCATCCTCTGTACTCTGGACTGGAACTGGCTGGATCCCGAGCCTCCGTTGACTGTGCGCTCGAGGAGGCCGACGGGGCGTGTTCTCAGACCGCAG ACATAAACTCACTGAAGCAGAAGAAGTCAGACTTGAAGACAAGGGAAGAGGAAGACATGGCCGTCTTTGAAAGACGATACAAGGAGAGG AGAGCATCCTCACAAATGGCATCACTGCCTGGTTTGGGAATACCACTCAGGCAGAGAGAAAGGCTCTCCAAAGACTCATAA
- the ccdc126 gene encoding coiled-coil domain-containing protein 126, translating into MLAPLLRRNVSQRLSVVLLAFGFVWGLMLMRYTLQQPRHQSSAELRQQILDLSKRYVKVLTEENQNVPGPQGTSMAGYADLKRTIAVLLDDILQRLVKLEGKVDTVMNGSLTNSTHSAGGLPVPAPATSHRLTRQEMPPVRPESADKPGQGR; encoded by the exons ATGCTGGCTCCGCTGCTGCGCAGGAACGTCTCGCAGAGGCTGAGCGTCGTCCTGTTGGCGTTCGGCTTCGTCTGGGGCCTCATGCTCATGCGCTACACCCTCCAGCAGCCGCGCCACCAGAGCAGCGCCGAGCTGCGGCAACAGATCCTCGACCTCAGCAAGAGATACGTCAAGGTGCTCACCGAGGAGAACCAGAATGTTCCTGGGCCACAGGGAACCTCCATGGCTGGATATG ctgACCTGAAACGGACCATTGCCGTTCTGTTGGATGACATCCTGCAGCGACTGGTCAAACTGGAGGGCAAAGTGGACACGGTGATGAACGGCTCGCTGACGAACAGCACTCACAGTGCCGGCGGGCTTCCTGTTCCCGCCCCTGCCACCTCCCACAGACTCACAAGACAGGAGATGCCCCCCGTGCGCCCGGAATCAGCCGACAAGCCAGGCCAAGGGAGATAG